TTTTTGTGGAACTATATCAAGTGGAAGCATAAGTGTAGGTGATGATATAACAGTACTACCATCTCAAAAAACAAGCAAAGTAAAGTCAATAGTCTCAAATGATATAAAAGATTTAAGACCAGTAAATAAAGATGAAACAGTAGAGACTATACAAACTGCATTTGCACCTATGGCTATAACTATTACACTAGAAGATGAGATAGATATAAGTCGTGGTGATATGATAGTAAAATCAGACAATATCCCAGAGGTCTCAGACCATCTCTCTTGTATGGTAGTTTGGATGGATGAGAGTCCTTTGAGACTAAATGAAAACTACATTATAAAAAGAGCTACATCTGTTATAAATGGTACATTTCGGACCATAGAGTATAAAAAAAACATCAATACATTTGAGGAGTTAGATGCAGATGCTTTAGAGTTAAACGATATCGCAAAATGCACTATATCTTTAGATAGAAAAATAGCAGTTGATCCTTACCAAGAAAACAGATATACAGGAAGCTTTATCATCATAGATAAATATACAAATAAAACTGTTGGAGCAGGGATGATACTTGATAGTATTGAGGGTTCAGGGGTCAGAGGTCAGGGTTCAGGGGTCAGGGTTCAGGGGTCAGAGTTCAGGGTTGGGACTGAAGCAAAAGAGTACTCAAATGCAGAAATAGAACTAAATAAGTATATAAGAAAAAATTATCCTGAATGGGAGTGTAGAGAGATCTAATGTATAGAGAAACAAATAAAAGAAGTGTAGCAAAAGGTATTAGCTGGAGAGTATTTGCTACTACTACAACTATTATTATAGTCTATCTGTTTTTTGGTAGACTCGA
This portion of the Sulfurimonas hongkongensis genome encodes:
- a CDS encoding elongation factor 1-alpha C-terminal domain-related protein, whose protein sequence is FCGTISSGSISVGDDITVLPSQKTSKVKSIVSNDIKDLRPVNKDETVETIQTAFAPMAITITLEDEIDISRGDMIVKSDNIPEVSDHLSCMVVWMDESPLRLNENYIIKRATSVINGTFRTIEYKKNINTFEELDADALELNDIAKCTISLDRKIAVDPYQENRYTGSFIIIDKYTNKTVGAGMILDSIEGSGVRGQGSGVRVQGSEFRVGTEAKEYSNAEIELNKYIRKNYPEWECREI